The following coding sequences are from one Triticum aestivum cultivar Chinese Spring chromosome 5A, IWGSC CS RefSeq v2.1, whole genome shotgun sequence window:
- the LOC123104525 gene encoding zinc finger CCCH domain-containing protein 19 isoform X2 gives MPTTPDIVLEGDGGGGAEKPEEDAQAAGDDVAAGETVGVADDSDPADEKPEEGAGGAGLQSNEEGADAVDDPAGLGASLADVGSDQTSQGIHDGADEADQFGLGAQDDAPLIVDSDIAVSDYGVDAQDEDGAPMDAVAATELIDRDAELVKEDDDVAEEGTEVDTHPSTGNDDGEEAVAAAMDAQDEGRQMDAVSISRDVDEEKAAGAVGVNATGEDIQVDAVDPTVVDSQEKEISSAGDDGAGEKGTAGVEGEKDVTAAQNVAEEAELDMIDNVVAEEVTEMDILASTGNGNEDEGIVTAGDASADAGTSMDAVSISRDVNEEKCTDAAGVGSTDEDMQVDEGGDQEKEAGDDVADEEGVEKHVVTMTGEDEEDDMAEQNIAEEADSVPEEVDLAGDVPEEEDVQIYEDDDDDEPPPLARRGVGRPKRGRASSKAQAVVKPSVKRKDEEEVCFICFDGGELVICDRRFCPKAYHPSCINRDDDFFKSKGQWTCGWHICSNCQKPARQMCYTCTFSLCKVCIKETNFISVRGTKGFCETCLNTVMLIENKEEATEQMDVDFDDKDSWWSLFKDYWLNLKEKLPLPYAEVSAARRLNNRSHLSELPEANDEEEANSDSSPKTRGKKRLKRAADEDSSKGKGTTRKYTKQGSVSRDAKPKKPRGAKARQLSKRASSSDHGPKESESVGTSTSSAEDTSWASKELLDFVAHMRNGDKSVLSQYEVQRLVLEYIARENLRDPRGKSMIVCDSWLQSLSGKERVGHFEMLKLLESHFPLAEVSPADIDGNHGGVVDPDPSQDADGNSEASVVMSSEKRRKSRKYDHRALQTNLDDFAAIDNHNIGLIYLRRNLMEELIGDADTFNEKVLGAFVRIRISGTGQRQDIYRLVQIVGTGTAVEKYKCGKKATDITLEILNLDKKEVITIDITSNQEFTEEECKRLRQSIKCGFISRLTVVMLLLLHTIMLCLCYGALFFYCNHPIFQGEIQEKARVLQSVKVNDWIESEKMRLAHLRDRASDMGHRKELRECVEKLKLLSTPEERARRLKEEPEIHADPAMDPNYESPEEPEEDAERSSFSRPRGSFSRKDINPVSPGKGEGRNAARDSRTNWESNRNTWSSTQLESPHGRRSTFSSHGESAGYTGKSESPNVSTQKVNVEATAANTPHGPSVISSQTLTANLMSPTPASQSTVNESEKIWQYMDPSNKIQGPFSIVQLRKWNSSGYFPHNLKIWKSNEKQEDSILLPDALAGKFEKDLPPWEPPLGSSSQTDRGYLRSSSDVGARPSGDSLVERTKTGEHISKSAVLNKSQSFPDTTNPGTTVIQPGAQSYYGTQNPQAAFASQQSLIESWNASSSQFGAAVNPMALPQPTIGGGFSGQNNAVAGNVGQLTPVPAPATVGTEIVNSQSSDRGLAQPGAAPSNTQQFEDARNQSTDASNTTQLMTHAQVANTSGQAQGAGNTNWGSTLQSNANMAWGMMGQTNMNMPWPAQGAASYNMGMTMPTQQNAVQNMGWVTPNPGNTNLNMAWATNQGQGTPNAAAMMGAQMQGVAMAPWGGAIAQGNANSYPGWVPQVGNASQNAGGWSAPPQGNSGPNPVNGTGQGNNNVNWNSPSGNPTWNNQQDFNGGGSRGRSWRPQSGGRGSRPPCHVFQRSGRCNKEHCSYSHTPGDEGYSQRNDRHFDRRPSSNERPQHDRRPSSNERPQHDRRPSSNERPQHDRQNDKHFDRQVSGSERQQDRPNSRQSGWDGWDNGGKADRSESKEGQ, from the exons ATGCCGACCACCCCGGACATCGTGctggagggcgacggcggcggaggggcCGAGAAGCCTGAGGAGGACGCCCAGGCCGCTGGAGACGACGTGGCGGCGGGGGAGACTGTGGGTGTTGCTGACGACTCTGATCCGGCTGATGAgaagcccgaggagggcgctggcggCGCTGGGTTGCAGTCGAATGAGGAGGGCGCTGACGCTGTGGATGATCCCGCAGGCCTGGGTGCTTCCCTGGCTGATGTCGGTTCCGACCAGACTAGTCAGGGGATTCATGATGGTGCTGACGAGGCTGATCAATTTGGACTCGGTGCACAAGACGATGCTCCTCTTATTGTGGATAGTGATATTGCGGTTAGTGATTATGGGGTGGATGCTCAGGATGAGGACGGGGCGCCAATGGATGCGGTTGCTGCAACCGAGTTAATTGATAGGGATGCAGAGCTTGTCAAAGAAGACGATGATGTTGCAGAGGAGGGCACAGAGGTGGATACACATCCCTCAACTGGAAATGACGATGGAGAGGAAGCGGTTGCAGCAGCAATGGATGCTCAGGATGAGGGGAGGCAAATGGATGCAGTTTCCATCAGTAGAGATGTCGATGAGGAGAAAGCTGCCGGTGCGGTTGGTGTTAATGCCACAGGTGAGGACATACAGGTGGATGCAGTTGACCCGACTGTAGTTGATAGTCAGGAAAAGGAGATCTCTtcagctggtgatgatggtgcagGTGAGAAGGGCACGGCTGGAGTTGAGGGTGAAAAAGATGTCACGGCTGCCCAAAATGTTGCTGAAGAAGCTGAACTCGACATGATTGATAATGTTGTTGCAGAGGAGGTCACAGAGATGGATATTCTTGCCTCAACTGGAAATGGCAATGAGGATGAAGGGATCGTAACAGCTGGTGATGCTTCTGCAGATGCGGGGACGTCGATGGATGCAGTTTCCATCAGTAGAGATGTCAATGAGGAGAAATGTACCGATGCAGCTGGTGTTGGTTCCACAGATGAGGACATGCAGGTAGATGAAGGCGGAGATCAGGAAAAAGAGGCTGGTGATGATGTTGCAGATGAGGAGGGTGTTGAAAAACATGTGGTTACTATGACtggagaagatgaagaagatgatatGGCTGAGCAAAACATCGCTGAAGAGGCTGACAGTGTTCCGGAAGAAGTTGACTTGGCTGGTGATGTACCTGAAGAAGAGGATGTGCAGATatatgaggatgacgatgatgacgaacCTCCACCGTTGGCACGAAGAGGTGTAGGGCGCCCAAAACGAGGTCGTGCATCTTCGAAGGCTCAGGCTGTGGTGAAGCCATCTGTTAAAAGGAAGGATGAGGAGGAGGTGTGCTTCATTTGCTTTGATGGTGGTGAACTTGTGATTTGTGATCGTAG GTTTTGTCCCAAGGCTTATCATCCTTCTTGTATTAATCGGGATGACGATTTCTTCAAGTCAAAGGGCCAATGGACTTGTG GGTGGCACATTTGTAGCAACTGTCAGAAGCCTGCTCGCCAAATGTGTTACACATGTACCTTCTCGTTATGTAAAGTGTGCATTAAAGAGACAAACTTCATCTCTGTCAGAGGAACTAAAGGCTTCTGTGAGACATGCCTGAATACTGTGATGCTGATAGAGAACAAAGAGGAGGCAACTGAGCAAATG GATGTAGATTTTGATGACAAAGATAGCTGGTGGTCTTTGTTCAAGGATTATTGGCTGAATTTGAAAGAGAAGTTACCATTGCCATATGCAGAAGTATCAGCCGCTAGGCGTCTAAATAATAGATCTCATCTTAGTGAACTACCTGAAGCTAATGATGAAGAGGAGGCTAATTCAGACAGTTCACCAAAAACGAGGGGAAAGAAGCGATTAAAGCGTGCTGCTGACGAGGACAGCTCCAAAGGGAAAGGCACCACTCGTAAATATACTAAACAAGGCTCAGTTAGCCGTGATGCTAAGCCTAAGAAGCCTAGAGGTGCAAAGGCTAGACAACTGTCAAAGCGTGCTTCAAGCAGTGATCATGGACCAAAAGAATCTGAAAGTGTGGGGACATCGACATCCTCAGCTGAGGATACTAGTTGGGCCTCAAAGGAGCTCTTGGATTTTGTTGCACATATGAGGAATGGTGACAAATCAGTGCTATCTCAGTATGAAGTTCAACGCCTTGTACTTGAGTATATTGCACGTGAAAATCTGCGGGATCCTCGCGGGAAAAGCATGATAGTTTGTGATTCTTGGCTCCAAAGTCTCTCTGGGAAAGAACGTGTTGGGCATTTTGAAATGCTGAAGCTTCTTGAATCTCATTTTCCTTTGGCTGAGGTCTCACCAGCTGATATCGATGGCAACCATGGTGGTGTTGTAGACCCTGATCCTAGCCAGGACGCTGATGGTAACAGTGAAGCATCAGTTGTGATGAGTTCAGAAAAAAGAAGGAAATCACGGAAGTATGATCACAGAGCTCTGCAAACGAACCTTGATGACTTTGCCGCGATAGACAACCATAATATCGGCTTGATATACCTGCGTCGCAACCTAATGGAAGAGTTGATAGGTGATGCTGACACATTTAATGAGAAGGTTCTTGGAGCATTTGTGAGAATACGTATATCTGGTACAGGTCAAAGGCAAGACATCTATCGACTTGTGCAGATTGTCG GGACTGGAACAGCTGTTGAGAAGTATAAATGTGGGAAAAAGGCAACTGACATAACATTAGAGATACTAAACTTGGACAAGAAAGAGGTTATTACTATTGACATAACCTCAAATCAAGAATTCACTGAG GAGGAATGCAAACGTTTACGGCAAAGCATAAAGTGTGGATTCATTTCAAGACTGACGGTGGTAATGTTATTGTTATTACATACTATTATGTTGTGTTTGTGTTACGGTGCACTGTTTTTCTATTGTAACCATCCCATCTTCCAGGGAGAGATTCAGGAGAAGGCAAGGGTTCTCCAGTCTGTGAAAGTCAATGAT TGGATTGAAAGTGAAAAGATGCGTCTTGCGCATCTTCGTGACCGTGCCAGCGATATGGGCCATAGGAAAGA GCTTAGAGAATGTGTAGAGAAGCTGAAGCTTCTAAGTACTCCAGAGGAGCGTGCTCGTAGGCTAAAGGAAGAACCTGAAATACATGCTGACCCCGCCATGGATCCGAATTATGAATCTCCAGAAGAACCAGAGGAGGATGCTGAGAGAA GTAGCTTCAGTAGGCCGAGAGGTTCTTTCTCTAGGAAAGATATCAATCCAGTGTCTCCTGGTAAAGGAGAGGGTAGGAACGCTGCACGAGATTCAAGAACTAACTGGGAGTCAAACCGAAACACATGGTCAAGTACACAATTGGAATCGCCTCATGGACGGAGATCTACATTTTCTTCTCATGGTGAAAGTGCTGGTTACACAGGTAAATCAGAGAGTCCAAACGTCAGTACACAAAAAGTTAATGTGGAAGCCACGGCAGCTAATACTCCACATGGGCCATCTGttatctcatctcaaactctaacGGCTAATTTAATGTCGCCAACGCCAGCATCACAGTCAACAGTCAATGAGTCTGAAAAGATATGGCAGTACATGGACCCCTCTAATAAAATCCAAGGCCCCTTTTCAATAGTTCAGCTGCGCAAATGGAACAGCAGTGGGTACTTCCCTCATAATTTGAAAATATGGAAGTCTAATGAGAAGCAGGAGGACTCAATATTGTTGCCTGATGCTTTGGCTGGGAAGTTTGAGAAAGACCTGCCTCCGTGGGAACCACCACTTGGTAGCTCTTCTCAAACGGACAGAGGTTACTTGAGAAGCAGCTCAGATGTAGGTGCTAGACCCTCTGGTGACTCCCTTGTGGAAAGGACAAAAACCGGTGAACATATTTCAAAATCAGCAGTTTTAAATAAGTCACAGTCTTTCCCGGATACAACAAATCCTGGAACAACTGTGATCCAGCCTGGCGCACAAAGTTATTATGGTACGCAGAATCCTCAGGCAGCTTTTGCAAGCCAACAATCTCTCATTGAAAGTTGGAATGCATCCTCAAGTCAGTTTGGTGCTGCAGTAAATCCTATGGCACTTCCTCAGCCAACCATAGGAGGAGGCTTTTCAGGGCAGAATAATGCGGTTGCAGGAAATGTAGGTCAGCTGACTCCTGTACCAGCTCCTGCAACAGTGGGCACAGAAATAGTTAATTCGCAGTCTTCAG ATCGTGGACTAGCTCAGCCCGGAGCTGCGCCATCAAACACTCAGCAATTTGAAG ATGCAAGGAACCAATCAACCGACGCCTCCAACACGACACAGCTGATGACACATGCACAAGTGGCAAACACATCTGGCCAAGCTCAGGGGGCTGGAAATACGAACTGGGGATCCACACTTCAGAGTAATGCAAACATGGCCTGGGGAATGATGGGACAGACTAATATGAACATGCCCTGGCCAGCACAAGGTGCCGCCAGCTACAACATGGGTATGACCATGCCAACACAGCAAAATGCAGTCCAAAACATGGGCTGGGTCACACCAAATCCAGGAAACACCAACTTGAATATGGCGTGGGCTACAAATCAAGGCCAAGGGACTCCAAATGCAGCTGCTATGATGGGAGCTCAGATGCAAGGAGTTGCGATGGCCCCTTGGGGCGGTGCCATTGCGCAAGGAAATGCAAATTCTTATCCTGGTTGGGTGCCCCAAGTTGGAAACGCAAGTCAAAATGCCGGTGGCTGGAGTGCTCCTCCGCAGGGAAATTCAGGTCCTAACCCTGTAAATGGCACAGGCCAGGGGAATAATAACGTGAACTGGAATTCACCAAGTGGGAACCCGACATGGAACAACCAGCAGGATTTTAATGGTGGTGGCTCGCGTGGGAGGTCATGGAGGCCTCAGTCTGGGGGTCGGGGGTCACGGCCGCCGTGCCATGTCTTCCAGAGGTCTGGTCGCTGCAACAAAGAGCATTGCTCCTATTCCCATACGCCAGGAGACGAGGGATATTCACAGAGAAACGATCGCCACTTTGATAG GCGGCCTTCGAGCAACGAGAGACCTCAGCATGACAGGCGGCCTTCGAGCAACGAGAGACCTCAGCATGACAGGCGGCCTTCGAGCAACGAGAGACCTCAGCATGACAGGCAAAACGATAAACATTTTGATCGTCAAGTGTCAGGCAGCGAGAGGCAGCAGGATAGGCCCAACAGCAGGCAGAGCGGCTGGGATGGCTGGGATAACGGTGGGAAGGCTGATAGGTCAGAATCAAAAGAGGGGCAGTAG
- the LOC123104525 gene encoding zinc finger CCCH domain-containing protein 19 isoform X4, protein MPTTPDIVLEGDGGGGAEKPEEDAQAAGDDVAAGETVGVADDSDPADEKPEEGAGGAGLQSNEEGADAVDDPAGLGASLADVGSDQTSQGIHDGADEADQFGLGAQDDAPLIVDSDIAVSDYGVDAQDEDGAPMDAVAATELIDRDAELVKEDDDVAEEGTEVDTHPSTGNDDGEEAVAAAMDAQDEGRQMDAVSISRDVDEEKAAGAVGVNATGEDIQVDAVDPTVVDSQEKEISSAGDDGAGEKGTAGVEGEKDVTAAQNVAEEAELDMIDNVVAEEVTEMDILASTGNGNEDEGIVTAGDASADAGTSMDAVSISRDVNEEKCTDAAGVGSTDEDMQVDEGGDQEKEAGDDVADEEGVEKHVVTMTGEDEEDDMAEQNIAEEADSVPEEVDLAGDVPEEEDVQIYEDDDDDEPPPLARRGVGRPKRGRASSKAQAVVKPSVKRKDEEEVCFICFDGGELVICDRRFCPKAYHPSCINRDDDFFKSKGQWTCGWHICSNCQKPARQMCYTCTFSLCKVCIKETNFISVRGTKGFCETCLNTVMLIENKEEATEQMDVDFDDKDSWWSLFKDYWLNLKEKLPLPYAEVSAARRLNNRSHLSELPEANDEEEANSDSSPKTRGKKRLKRAADEDSSKGKGTTRKYTKQGSVSRDAKPKKPRGAKARQLSKRASSSDHGPKESESVGTSTSSAEDTSWASKELLDFVAHMRNGDKSVLSQYEVQRLVLEYIARENLRDPRGKSMIVCDSWLQSLSGKERVGHFEMLKLLESHFPLAEVSPADIDGNHGGVVDPDPSQDADGNSEASVVMSSEKRRKSRKYDHRALQTNLDDFAAIDNHNIGLIYLRRNLMEELIGDADTFNEKVLGAFVRIRISGTGQRQDIYRLVQIVGTGTAVEKYKCGKKATDITLEILNLDKKEVITIDITSNQEFTEEECKRLRQSIKCGFISRLTVGEIQEKARVLQSVKVNDWIESEKMRLAHLRDRASDMGHRKELRECVEKLKLLSTPEERARRLKEEPEIHADPAMDPNYESPEEPEEDAERSSFSRPRGSFSRKDINPVSPGKGEGRNAARDSRTNWESNRNTWSSTQLESPHGRRSTFSSHGESAGYTGKSESPNVSTQKVNVEATAANTPHGPSVISSQTLTANLMSPTPASQSTVNESEKIWQYMDPSNKIQGPFSIVQLRKWNSSGYFPHNLKIWKSNEKQEDSILLPDALAGKFEKDLPPWEPPLGSSSQTDRGYLRSSSDVGARPSGDSLVERTKTGEHISKSAVLNKSQSFPDTTNPGTTVIQPGAQSYYGTQNPQAAFASQQSLIESWNASSSQFGAAVNPMALPQPTIGGGFSGQNNAVAGNVGQLTPVPAPATVGTEIVNSQSSDRGLAQPGAAPSNTQQFEDARNQSTDASNTTQLMTHAQVANTSGQAQGAGNTNWGSTLQSNANMAWGMMGQTNMNMPWPAQGAASYNMGMTMPTQQNAVQNMGWVTPNPGNTNLNMAWATNQGQGTPNAAAMMGAQMQGVAMAPWGGAIAQGNANSYPGWVPQVGNASQNAGGWSAPPQGNSGPNPVNGTGQGNNNVNWNSPSGNPTWNNQQDFNGGGSRGRSWRPQSGGRGSRPPCHVFQRSGRCNKEHCSYSHTPGDEGYSQRNDRHFDRRPSSNERPQHDRRPSSNERPQHDRRPSSNERPQHDRQNDKHFDRQVSGSERQQDRPNSRQSGWDGWDNGGKADRSESKEGQ, encoded by the exons ATGCCGACCACCCCGGACATCGTGctggagggcgacggcggcggaggggcCGAGAAGCCTGAGGAGGACGCCCAGGCCGCTGGAGACGACGTGGCGGCGGGGGAGACTGTGGGTGTTGCTGACGACTCTGATCCGGCTGATGAgaagcccgaggagggcgctggcggCGCTGGGTTGCAGTCGAATGAGGAGGGCGCTGACGCTGTGGATGATCCCGCAGGCCTGGGTGCTTCCCTGGCTGATGTCGGTTCCGACCAGACTAGTCAGGGGATTCATGATGGTGCTGACGAGGCTGATCAATTTGGACTCGGTGCACAAGACGATGCTCCTCTTATTGTGGATAGTGATATTGCGGTTAGTGATTATGGGGTGGATGCTCAGGATGAGGACGGGGCGCCAATGGATGCGGTTGCTGCAACCGAGTTAATTGATAGGGATGCAGAGCTTGTCAAAGAAGACGATGATGTTGCAGAGGAGGGCACAGAGGTGGATACACATCCCTCAACTGGAAATGACGATGGAGAGGAAGCGGTTGCAGCAGCAATGGATGCTCAGGATGAGGGGAGGCAAATGGATGCAGTTTCCATCAGTAGAGATGTCGATGAGGAGAAAGCTGCCGGTGCGGTTGGTGTTAATGCCACAGGTGAGGACATACAGGTGGATGCAGTTGACCCGACTGTAGTTGATAGTCAGGAAAAGGAGATCTCTtcagctggtgatgatggtgcagGTGAGAAGGGCACGGCTGGAGTTGAGGGTGAAAAAGATGTCACGGCTGCCCAAAATGTTGCTGAAGAAGCTGAACTCGACATGATTGATAATGTTGTTGCAGAGGAGGTCACAGAGATGGATATTCTTGCCTCAACTGGAAATGGCAATGAGGATGAAGGGATCGTAACAGCTGGTGATGCTTCTGCAGATGCGGGGACGTCGATGGATGCAGTTTCCATCAGTAGAGATGTCAATGAGGAGAAATGTACCGATGCAGCTGGTGTTGGTTCCACAGATGAGGACATGCAGGTAGATGAAGGCGGAGATCAGGAAAAAGAGGCTGGTGATGATGTTGCAGATGAGGAGGGTGTTGAAAAACATGTGGTTACTATGACtggagaagatgaagaagatgatatGGCTGAGCAAAACATCGCTGAAGAGGCTGACAGTGTTCCGGAAGAAGTTGACTTGGCTGGTGATGTACCTGAAGAAGAGGATGTGCAGATatatgaggatgacgatgatgacgaacCTCCACCGTTGGCACGAAGAGGTGTAGGGCGCCCAAAACGAGGTCGTGCATCTTCGAAGGCTCAGGCTGTGGTGAAGCCATCTGTTAAAAGGAAGGATGAGGAGGAGGTGTGCTTCATTTGCTTTGATGGTGGTGAACTTGTGATTTGTGATCGTAG GTTTTGTCCCAAGGCTTATCATCCTTCTTGTATTAATCGGGATGACGATTTCTTCAAGTCAAAGGGCCAATGGACTTGTG GGTGGCACATTTGTAGCAACTGTCAGAAGCCTGCTCGCCAAATGTGTTACACATGTACCTTCTCGTTATGTAAAGTGTGCATTAAAGAGACAAACTTCATCTCTGTCAGAGGAACTAAAGGCTTCTGTGAGACATGCCTGAATACTGTGATGCTGATAGAGAACAAAGAGGAGGCAACTGAGCAAATG GATGTAGATTTTGATGACAAAGATAGCTGGTGGTCTTTGTTCAAGGATTATTGGCTGAATTTGAAAGAGAAGTTACCATTGCCATATGCAGAAGTATCAGCCGCTAGGCGTCTAAATAATAGATCTCATCTTAGTGAACTACCTGAAGCTAATGATGAAGAGGAGGCTAATTCAGACAGTTCACCAAAAACGAGGGGAAAGAAGCGATTAAAGCGTGCTGCTGACGAGGACAGCTCCAAAGGGAAAGGCACCACTCGTAAATATACTAAACAAGGCTCAGTTAGCCGTGATGCTAAGCCTAAGAAGCCTAGAGGTGCAAAGGCTAGACAACTGTCAAAGCGTGCTTCAAGCAGTGATCATGGACCAAAAGAATCTGAAAGTGTGGGGACATCGACATCCTCAGCTGAGGATACTAGTTGGGCCTCAAAGGAGCTCTTGGATTTTGTTGCACATATGAGGAATGGTGACAAATCAGTGCTATCTCAGTATGAAGTTCAACGCCTTGTACTTGAGTATATTGCACGTGAAAATCTGCGGGATCCTCGCGGGAAAAGCATGATAGTTTGTGATTCTTGGCTCCAAAGTCTCTCTGGGAAAGAACGTGTTGGGCATTTTGAAATGCTGAAGCTTCTTGAATCTCATTTTCCTTTGGCTGAGGTCTCACCAGCTGATATCGATGGCAACCATGGTGGTGTTGTAGACCCTGATCCTAGCCAGGACGCTGATGGTAACAGTGAAGCATCAGTTGTGATGAGTTCAGAAAAAAGAAGGAAATCACGGAAGTATGATCACAGAGCTCTGCAAACGAACCTTGATGACTTTGCCGCGATAGACAACCATAATATCGGCTTGATATACCTGCGTCGCAACCTAATGGAAGAGTTGATAGGTGATGCTGACACATTTAATGAGAAGGTTCTTGGAGCATTTGTGAGAATACGTATATCTGGTACAGGTCAAAGGCAAGACATCTATCGACTTGTGCAGATTGTCG GGACTGGAACAGCTGTTGAGAAGTATAAATGTGGGAAAAAGGCAACTGACATAACATTAGAGATACTAAACTTGGACAAGAAAGAGGTTATTACTATTGACATAACCTCAAATCAAGAATTCACTGAG GAGGAATGCAAACGTTTACGGCAAAGCATAAAGTGTGGATTCATTTCAAGACTGACGGTG GGAGAGATTCAGGAGAAGGCAAGGGTTCTCCAGTCTGTGAAAGTCAATGAT TGGATTGAAAGTGAAAAGATGCGTCTTGCGCATCTTCGTGACCGTGCCAGCGATATGGGCCATAGGAAAGA GCTTAGAGAATGTGTAGAGAAGCTGAAGCTTCTAAGTACTCCAGAGGAGCGTGCTCGTAGGCTAAAGGAAGAACCTGAAATACATGCTGACCCCGCCATGGATCCGAATTATGAATCTCCAGAAGAACCAGAGGAGGATGCTGAGAGAA GTAGCTTCAGTAGGCCGAGAGGTTCTTTCTCTAGGAAAGATATCAATCCAGTGTCTCCTGGTAAAGGAGAGGGTAGGAACGCTGCACGAGATTCAAGAACTAACTGGGAGTCAAACCGAAACACATGGTCAAGTACACAATTGGAATCGCCTCATGGACGGAGATCTACATTTTCTTCTCATGGTGAAAGTGCTGGTTACACAGGTAAATCAGAGAGTCCAAACGTCAGTACACAAAAAGTTAATGTGGAAGCCACGGCAGCTAATACTCCACATGGGCCATCTGttatctcatctcaaactctaacGGCTAATTTAATGTCGCCAACGCCAGCATCACAGTCAACAGTCAATGAGTCTGAAAAGATATGGCAGTACATGGACCCCTCTAATAAAATCCAAGGCCCCTTTTCAATAGTTCAGCTGCGCAAATGGAACAGCAGTGGGTACTTCCCTCATAATTTGAAAATATGGAAGTCTAATGAGAAGCAGGAGGACTCAATATTGTTGCCTGATGCTTTGGCTGGGAAGTTTGAGAAAGACCTGCCTCCGTGGGAACCACCACTTGGTAGCTCTTCTCAAACGGACAGAGGTTACTTGAGAAGCAGCTCAGATGTAGGTGCTAGACCCTCTGGTGACTCCCTTGTGGAAAGGACAAAAACCGGTGAACATATTTCAAAATCAGCAGTTTTAAATAAGTCACAGTCTTTCCCGGATACAACAAATCCTGGAACAACTGTGATCCAGCCTGGCGCACAAAGTTATTATGGTACGCAGAATCCTCAGGCAGCTTTTGCAAGCCAACAATCTCTCATTGAAAGTTGGAATGCATCCTCAAGTCAGTTTGGTGCTGCAGTAAATCCTATGGCACTTCCTCAGCCAACCATAGGAGGAGGCTTTTCAGGGCAGAATAATGCGGTTGCAGGAAATGTAGGTCAGCTGACTCCTGTACCAGCTCCTGCAACAGTGGGCACAGAAATAGTTAATTCGCAGTCTTCAG ATCGTGGACTAGCTCAGCCCGGAGCTGCGCCATCAAACACTCAGCAATTTGAAG ATGCAAGGAACCAATCAACCGACGCCTCCAACACGACACAGCTGATGACACATGCACAAGTGGCAAACACATCTGGCCAAGCTCAGGGGGCTGGAAATACGAACTGGGGATCCACACTTCAGAGTAATGCAAACATGGCCTGGGGAATGATGGGACAGACTAATATGAACATGCCCTGGCCAGCACAAGGTGCCGCCAGCTACAACATGGGTATGACCATGCCAACACAGCAAAATGCAGTCCAAAACATGGGCTGGGTCACACCAAATCCAGGAAACACCAACTTGAATATGGCGTGGGCTACAAATCAAGGCCAAGGGACTCCAAATGCAGCTGCTATGATGGGAGCTCAGATGCAAGGAGTTGCGATGGCCCCTTGGGGCGGTGCCATTGCGCAAGGAAATGCAAATTCTTATCCTGGTTGGGTGCCCCAAGTTGGAAACGCAAGTCAAAATGCCGGTGGCTGGAGTGCTCCTCCGCAGGGAAATTCAGGTCCTAACCCTGTAAATGGCACAGGCCAGGGGAATAATAACGTGAACTGGAATTCACCAAGTGGGAACCCGACATGGAACAACCAGCAGGATTTTAATGGTGGTGGCTCGCGTGGGAGGTCATGGAGGCCTCAGTCTGGGGGTCGGGGGTCACGGCCGCCGTGCCATGTCTTCCAGAGGTCTGGTCGCTGCAACAAAGAGCATTGCTCCTATTCCCATACGCCAGGAGACGAGGGATATTCACAGAGAAACGATCGCCACTTTGATAG GCGGCCTTCGAGCAACGAGAGACCTCAGCATGACAGGCGGCCTTCGAGCAACGAGAGACCTCAGCATGACAGGCGGCCTTCGAGCAACGAGAGACCTCAGCATGACAGGCAAAACGATAAACATTTTGATCGTCAAGTGTCAGGCAGCGAGAGGCAGCAGGATAGGCCCAACAGCAGGCAGAGCGGCTGGGATGGCTGGGATAACGGTGGGAAGGCTGATAGGTCAGAATCAAAAGAGGGGCAGTAG